A segment of the Bdellovibrio bacteriovorus genome:
CGCACCGCGCCCCTCAAAAGGTACCTGGTTACTTTTGCAGAAGCGTTGCGCCGAAATCCAGACACTCCGCCGCTCCATAAATTGCCTATTTTGCCGTCAGATTTAGCCTCTTTTTTGCAAAACAAACTTGCCATGCCTAGAAAGATAGTTCCGGCCTCGGCCGATCACCCATATCACATTGTTGCTCGCGCCCGAAACCGCGAGTGGTTTCCAATTGCACGTTCAGAGGTTTGGGCCATCATGGAGGACTATCTGTTCTTTATATCCCATGCGTATGGAATTGAAATTCTATCGTTTGTTCTCATGGACAACCACTTTCACATGATAGCCCGTGATCCAAAGCAGAGCCTCGGCGAAGCAATGAACTATTTCATGAAAGAGACCAGCCGGCATATCAGTTTCAGAGCAGGAATGATCAATCAGATCTATGGAGGCAGATATCACAAGACCTTGATCAACAGTCCTCTCTACTATCTGCATGCCTACAAATACGTTTATAGAAATCCCGTCGAGGCAGGGCTATGCAATCAAGTTCAGGACTACCCACATTCAACACTGGCTCTCTCGCTGGGTATGCACCGACTGGGTTTTCCGATATATCCAGACAACACTCTTTTTGAATCAACAGACTCAATTTTGTCCTGGCTAAACTCAGCCCCAGATCCCCAAGACAAGGAGATAGTGCAAAAGGCTCTTCGAAAATCAGAGTTTAAAATTCCTACAACAAGAAAGAATCAGCGACCGCATCGGCTCACCTCTCTACCTTACTAAGATCAGGAAAGAAGACCGACGCGGCGTTTATGCAAAAGTAAGC
Coding sequences within it:
- a CDS encoding transposase; this encodes MRRNPDTPPLHKLPILPSDLASFLQNKLAMPRKIVPASADHPYHIVARARNREWFPIARSEVWAIMEDYLFFISHAYGIEILSFVLMDNHFHMIARDPKQSLGEAMNYFMKETSRHISFRAGMINQIYGGRYHKTLINSPLYYLHAYKYVYRNPVEAGLCNQVQDYPHSTLALSLGMHRLGFPIYPDNTLFESTDSILSWLNSAPDPQDKEIVQKALRKSEFKIPTTRKNQRPHRLTSLPY